The genomic DNA CTGCCGGCCTGGGCCTCGCTGGTGCTGCTGCACGCCTCCAGTGACCAGGGCCACCTGTGGCTGCTGACCGCGCTGGCCGTGGTGTGGGCTGCCGACTCCGGGGCCTACTTCGCGGGCCGCACCTTCGGCAAGCACAAGCTGGCGCCGCGCATCAGCCCCAACAAGACCTGGGAAGGCCTGTTCGGCGGCCTGATCGCCGGTCTGATCGTCGCGACCGCCTTCGGCCTGGGCTTCGGCGTGGCCGACTGGACGCTGGTCACCGTGGCGCAGCTGCCGTGGCTGCTGCTGGTGACCACCGTGGCGGTGTTCGCCTCGGTGCTGGGCGACCTGTTCGAGAGCCTGCTCAAGCGCCACGCGGGCGCCAAGGACTCCGGCCACATCATCCCCGGCCATGGCGGCGTGCTGGACCGGGTTGACGGCGTGTTGGCCGCCCTGCCGGTGTTCGCCATCGGCAAGGAAATCTTCGGGCTCTGACCATGCACGCCTCCCCTGCCCTGCGCCGTGTCGCCGTCTTCGGCGCCACCGGCTC from Stenotrophomonas sp. 169 includes the following:
- a CDS encoding phosphatidate cytidylyltransferase, producing MTKTRVLAALIMAPTAIAAILLLPSQWLAAAAAAVFLIGLWEWLKLAGVEDTLARTTLLLLNLVLMVLVVWDRDASLFLFRVAALIGVGWWLLALLWLRFFNFGAQPDSHARALKLLAGTLAVLPAWASLVLLHASSDQGHLWLLTALAVVWAADSGAYFAGRTFGKHKLAPRISPNKTWEGLFGGLIAGLIVATAFGLGFGVADWTLVTVAQLPWLLLVTTVAVFASVLGDLFESLLKRHAGAKDSGHIIPGHGGVLDRVDGVLAALPVFAIGKEIFGL